The DNA window TTTGTTTGACTTAGGCGTGCAAGGTCTCAATCATGCCCTTTCTGTCGGGATAGTCTCAAAAGAGTAAATTCTGGAGACCTTTGGATTTACACTAGCAGTTGTGAAATTATAGAGTTGTCAGCAATTGCAAAGGAAAACTTGAAGAGACTTTTCATGTACATTGAGAAACTACCTCTGCTAGTTCCAGATGCAGTGCTGGTCTCTTATGATCCTCAATTCAGATGAAAGAATTCTTGGGGTACAGTTATAGTGTTCATTAAATTGAAATTGTTGTACATATGTACATATGCTTTTGTGTAGTTGTTTATATAAACAAGTTTTAGAACTATAAACAGACGTTTGGCAATTGTGAGCTAGCGTTAGAGGTGATGTCTGCACTGTATTTATCACACATTCAAGATGCAAACATGAAATTCATtcttttagtttcttttgtGTTGCTGCAGTAGCTAtcattttgaatttgaattgtAATGATAAAATCGACTGACTCCAAaagatattattattattgtgcCAAGACAGAAATAGAGATGTTGAGAAATACATTGGCTGCATATTGCTGGGAACTCGAAGATTTTCCCGAGGTCGGCGTAAATATGTGAAAGcggttttccacttttcctatGCTGCTTGTTATGAGATCCGAGGCATTCTAAGGAAAAGGTCTCAGCGCAATTGCATTCCAGCCCTTCTTCGTCTTCTCTTACTTGTACTTGGGGCTTTGGGTCCTGTCGATTTTACGTCGATTACCTGCTAGTGCTTGAGTTGGGGATTATGCACCCACCCATTAGGCCACTAGTATAACATGTAATGTTCGTACACAATTTTGGGTTTATTGAAGTTGCTACCTAAAAGAAAGAAGTTGCTAAAGTAACATCCAAGGAGCAAAAGGTTGGTCTTGATTGAAGATATAGAACACCTTATGCCTTGTATTAGGTCGACGATCATGATCAGCAGCTTGATACAGATGACGAGTCGAGTTGGTCATTTTTCCAGAAGCGCTGCAGTTCGCAACTTGAATTGATGACTTTCCTGTAAGATTACCAAGTCTTCTTTTCCTGTCTATGAGTTCAAGTCTTTCGAGTCTGGCGTCCCGCGTCCGTCCATCTGTCAAGGGTGTCCTATATATAGTTCTAGGAGGATGGAAGTAATGACTCGCAAGGCCAAGCCAGTGTTTCTTTTGGAGCAGCCCTGCTGTGGagctttttgattttttttttttccccttacaTTTTTCGTTTGgaatataaaattaaaatcacccTGCAAGCAACCTCTTTTAGTAAAAAGAATATTTCAAAGTCGGTATTCGCATACCATTTGCACCGCATGCCATGTACTAATGGCAATCAACTGCGGTCATTATTTCTCTAATACTTTTAGATATAGAATTGTGAGTAATTGGTACCATCTAGATTTGCCATGTACTGCATATGGTGAATCTGATATTTCAATCGTATCCGGTTCCTCTCAAGTTTTATTTCTAGTTGCGTCCCTGAAGATCATGTTTGACGTGAAGGCGCATTGAGGAATGCCTTATCACAATATGTCTCTATACCTACGaacttgaaatattttcacttgaTACTTCCATCAATAGCTTTTCGAGCGTACGAGGCCTTGTTCTCAAACTAATTTTATCTTTTGATTCTTAAACGTTTTTTTATTTATCTTCAGCTATTTTCGGCATTGTAATTGTacattttttgaagttttacaTATTGCTTTTGGATTCTCATTATGGGCTACTTGTACCCTCAGAATTGTAAAATAACTATGAAATACTTCTAAAGTCCATTCTTGTAGCATAGGAGGACAATTTGATCGctaattagtttttttttaagctTTTTTTTAGTGCAAGCGGAAGGACTCGAACTCGAGACCTcttgcttacactccctcccctaccacccaacccaaccctcccctgATCGCTAATTAGTTAAATCAGCTTTCCAAACTTTTTTCCAAAACGACGTCAATCATTAATTAGTCAAACTCAACtttcaaaactttttttttcctagaaCATGGACGCATCTAAATAGAGCTTTCAACAGCAAGCAAGAATACATGATTAATCTAATTTTCACAAATCAATTCAATAAAATCAAAGCAGTCAAAAAGAAACCCTCAATAAATAAACATCTTGCTCATAACCGAGTCTAATTTAAATTTGCTAAGATGGCCTCCGGCATCAACTGAAATCAGTATAGATCTATAACAGGGTCGACAAATCCAGGACACAAATTGATAGGTTTCACCAAAGATCGAATTTGCAGCTTTGGATGGTAAGTAGAATGCGGTCAACGGTCAACCCAAGAAATAAATAACTCTTGCATTAGTAGGCGAAGCCAAGTAAATTACACACTGACATTgtacccccaaaaaaaaaaaggcaaaaaaaaataCTGCCAATAAGGTGTCGACTTGTATGTTTGTGTACATATATACACATGCATCCTGCTAGTAGCGTAGGCAATTTCATGAGGCCCGGTTCCCCTTATGATCAATTCATTTGTATACCAACCTATACTCTCAGTCGGGTAATCTAGCATGACAAAAGCAAAGGACAAAAGATATAGTacattatatttatttcaaaacacCAAAAACACCCCCTTTCTGATTCAGTCATCGTCTTCGTcgtcatcttcttcttcttcttcgtcctCCTCATCCTGTCCAAAGGTTACCAGATTAGCTTGGCATAGAACAGATACACATGCACGAGTATTTGTCTCAATGCATCCAGTGGCTGTAACTACAGCTACATTTCTTGTGGGATATACCAACAATTACAAAGGCACCACTCTTGCATTCAGATAACAAGGAGCCCGAAGAAGGTAAACTTGAGAGGTTCATCTTATTACGATTATACTGTCGAATGTTATTCAGAGGAAAATTTTAAACCATTTCCATTAGAATTCTGGATGGTTTAAAACGAAATTTAGAATAACCTCAACTCCACAGAGAATCCTTCATCCTCTACCAGGCTGTAAACTATAAATGTAACATTTTTTTAGTAGACGACGTCTAATTTTTCTGTCTGGTCCTATATAGTTTCAAAACCAagtatttcttgattttaacCTGCACTATTGATAGTCAAGATAACAATATATTTCAACTAAAGCATCTGgaaaaagaataataaaaagAGCAAAATGATGTGGAATTGTGGTCCCAATGCTTGGAGACTTCGACTTGGTGCCTCAAAGATTAGATCTAAATCATAACAAAACATCAACTATCACCTAATAATTGAAAATTAACTAAAAACTACTGGCGAATATAAAGCAAACAGAAAGTGAACCAGCAGAGCAACTTCATCCCAGGCTATCCTGCATCTAAAgaccaaagaagaaaaaaataacataGATATAGAAGCATATATACCTGCCCACTCTCTTCTTCGGCATCCTGAATTTCAGACTTGGACTTCTCAGATTCCTCCTCACCCTCATCAGCTGAGCTTTCCTGCCAGTCATATACAGAAACTTAAGGCATTACAAACCCTAATGTAGAAGCCCTTTCACAACGACATTAAATTGATAAAAGTATTAATAACATTATTCTACTGGTAAAATGTGCTCTGTGATACCATAGCAAAAACGCATGAATTGTTTCACCTGCTTCTTGTTGTAGGCATTTATAAGCCTCTCATACTCAGACTTCCTCTTTGCAGCTTTAGCTTCATATGGAGCTTTATCCTTCCAAAGAGAAAGGACATCCTTGTCAGTTACAGAGCATAATGGATCTCCTATTACATATCTCCTTCAAAATACAAGAGCCTGTTTATGTCTGCCTTCAAGAATTAACTCACATTCTAAGGAATGCTAATTGAAAAATGTCCTAATGTCTTAACCCAGTCACCATAGTTGTGCCATAGTTGCAATATTTTAGTCGGTAATAGCAAAGTGTTAGCCAGACAACCAAAACCACAATTAAGACTGTTGTTCAGGTTAGTGTATACCATAGATATTAGATACACATCTGAACACTCACCGCTGGAGTCATGGATTTCCACTTTGCCCCTCCAGCTTTCCCAACCTTGAAATATGGCATATATATTAGAGACCAAGAGACCATCAACAACATTGAGAATCGATGTGCGCAAGAACTAAAGCATATGAAAATGTTCACAAACACTTACAGCTGAGACGGCCTTAACATCAGGATGTTCCTTCTTAAATGTATTTCTGAACTCTTCACTGCAAAACGAAGTCAATTAGATTAAGCTGCAAGTATAACGAGTTCTTATTTGGGGAAAATCAAGGCACATACAGGAATAAAAAGAAGGCACTAGGGGGCCTCTTAGGCTTATTGGGATCTTTCTTGGCTATTTTCTCCTTCTTAGCCTTCCTTTTACTACTCTGATCTGCCTTGAAGACTGCCTTTCTCTTCCCAACTCCTCTGTAAAAACCACATATATACACGATCCATCACTATAATATGTGTTGCCTCTATATCCAACATCAAACATAAGAAAAATttaatccaacaaaataaaatttagtGTTCTTGGCCAGCTAAATGTACATGTCAGATGTATTAGACGCATTTAGTTAGAACATAGCTATTCATAACGTCAACAATAAACAATATAAATACTAGAAATTGTAtgcttttttttgttttgggggggtggggtggggtgggaggaagaagaagaagaacctATCATGGACAGGCTTCAATGCTTCTTTTGTGTCCTTTTTCACTGCCCCCTTGCCCTTCCCAGTCTTCATTGTGACAAACTGAGTTCCAGAACCAAAAACACAGGTAATATAATATATCATAAAGGTAGATACATAAATAAATTAACGATGACTTCCAAACATAAATCTTCCATATTTTCAGAGTTCTCGAATTTTCacgtgggaaaaaaaaaaaagcaattatCGCCTGACAAAATCCCTATCCATCTTATACAGTAGCATGATATACACAAAAACACTTACAAgtaaaatataagaaaataccaaaaatttaaGGTACACGAAGTTGCCAGTGAAGATATaatataaattacaaattacTATTTTAGCAACTGAAACTACGATTTGATGATATTGACAGGTCAAACTCAGAGcgacatcaaaattttgataacAGAAAATAGATTATTCGTATTTCTAACATACTCAAAACATGTGTGATTCTGACGCAAACAAGAATTTCAAAGAGGCAGAGAACCGCAGCggtgcaaaaatgaaaaataaaaaataaaacaaaatttgctaCAAGGAATACTGATAGATGTATTATTTGAACCAGATATATTGGTTCAGCTATTCGTAGTTTTCGGTATTTGATTCGAGTAAAGAATTTCATGTGAATTTAAAacgtaaaagaaaaaaaaaataatcatccATAAGATGGTCCGAAATAAATTTTATGCACAAACATTTTTCCTACAAAATTCAATAATGAAAAGTAGTATTGACTATTGCCGAACAAAGTAAGAAGATGGAAACAACAATTGCAGGGGAAAAGGGAAGAATTACCTTTGGAGAAATAAAAGATAAGAAGCGATCAGGTGTCGCCGGATGGTAAACGGAGCAAAACAGAGCACGAGTAGTCTAGTAGTGGTTGGAACTTGGCAGAATAATCAAGCGACTTTTGAGTGGGACAATACGACGTCGCAAATGTTGGTGACCGGGCTAGTCGGTAATTATGACGCAGCTGACGAGGGAAGGATCTATGTACAAAATCGCAATACAAGGGTTCAGACCGGAAGCAGAAAAATAGCAACAAAATAAAATACACTaaagaggatttttttttttttgtttgttttgtgaAGGAAATACACTATGGAGGTTGCTTTAGATAACATTTACTATCGTTTTCAGCGAAATTTGAGGATTGTGTTCAAACTATATAGTCCTTCCAGCTTATTCTAACCATTTTTGTCTcgcaataataataattagaaaagaTTCCCTCTCTAATTTTTAAGaaatgatttgaagagtttggatcattttctttaatttttctcttctatttgttaattttttaaGGATTTTTTTATTTGAGTAAATATTTGTTGGTACATTTAAATTACACATAATTtactacatctaatgcattcttatatttagaaaattttaatttgacttttgtaaaaaaaattaacaaattgAGATTTCTCTTACGAATGTTCCAGAGACACCGttagcaaaattttttttttttttgaattttagtcAGTTAAAAATACGTAGACTTGAGGGCTCTATTTTCGtgatttttgtaattttgatCAATCCAAAACACGATTTTATAGCTGGAGGAGGAGGATTAAAAGCTAAAAAGAGTAGGAGTCACGGGAAGTGGCCGGTTTCTCTTAAAGTGGCAGTAGTAGTGAAATAGGTACTACTAAAATCATGCAATGACAAGGAAGATATTCCGTGTCATGCATCGCAGCTGGACACTTACGTCAGTGATCTGAGAGTTACGAGTTTTATGACAATCCATTCATCTTGCCATCTTGGGCCTTGTGAACCAACCTATCAAcg is part of the Coffea eugenioides isolate CCC68of chromosome 6, Ceug_1.0, whole genome shotgun sequence genome and encodes:
- the LOC113776342 gene encoding high mobility group B protein 1, producing the protein MKTGKGKGAVKKDTKEALKPVHDRGVGKRKAVFKADQSSKRKAKKEKIAKKDPNKPKRPPSAFFLFLEEFRNTFKKEHPDVKAVSAVGKAGGAKWKSMTPADKAPYEAKAAKRKSEYERLINAYNKKQESSADEGEEESEKSKSEIQDAEEESGQDEEDEEEEEDDDEDDD